Below is a window of Geovibrio ferrireducens DNA.
GTCTCACGGAAGAAAAGACAGCCGAGCTTGAGCTTCCCATGATGGTTCAGAACAATACCAGCAGCTACGGAACAGGCTTCACCGTGACTATTGAGGCGGCCGAGGGGGTAACCACCGGAGTTTCCGCCGCTGACAGAGTAACCACAGTCAGAGCAGCAATAAAAGACGGTGCAAAACCGTCCGACCTCAACAAACCGGGGCATGTGTTTCCCCTGAGAGCAAGAAAAGGCGGTGTTCTGGAGAGAAAGGGGCATACGGAGGCAACAGTAGACTTCATGCGCCTTGCCGGGCTCAGACCTTACGGAGTTCTCTGCGAACTCACCAACCCGGACGGAACAATGGCAAGAACGCCGGAGGTTCTCGCATTCGGGAAGGCTCACTCCTATCCTGTTGTGACTATTGAAGATCTGGTCAGCTATATAAAAAGCAGGGACAAGGC
It encodes the following:
- the ribB gene encoding 3,4-dihydroxy-2-butanone-4-phosphate synthase; translation: MNQKCILPKTSFERVEDALMSLKNGGGILVLDDEDRENEGDLIFPAETITPEQMAVLIRECSGIVCLCLTEEKTAELELPMMVQNNTSSYGTGFTVTIEAAEGVTTGVSAADRVTTVRAAIKDGAKPSDLNKPGHVFPLRARKGGVLERKGHTEATVDFMRLAGLRPYGVLCELTNPDGTMARTPEVLAFGKAHSYPVVTIEDLVSYIKSRDKALV